One region of Mucilaginibacter gotjawali genomic DNA includes:
- a CDS encoding DUF2480 family protein produces MEIQENIVNKVAMSGLVTLDPAAFYPVGDRVVYDIKDNLYMGLILREKDFREFVKAHDWTQYQDKFVALTCSEDAIVPAWAYMLLANKMAPYAAEVVFGNAEVLETVLFEKSLAKMDVGQYNGQRVVIKGCGDIPVPVSAYVTLTKKLTPVVKSLMFGEPCSTVPIYKKKDL; encoded by the coding sequence ATGGAAATACAGGAAAATATAGTTAACAAAGTAGCAATGAGTGGCCTGGTTACTTTAGACCCTGCCGCATTTTATCCGGTTGGTGATCGTGTTGTGTACGATATAAAGGATAATTTGTACATGGGCTTGATCCTGCGTGAAAAGGATTTCAGGGAGTTTGTGAAAGCGCATGACTGGACACAGTACCAGGATAAATTTGTAGCTTTAACCTGTTCTGAAGACGCTATCGTTCCGGCTTGGGCCTATATGCTGCTGGCCAACAAAATGGCGCCCTACGCGGCCGAGGTTGTTTTCGGCAATGCCGAAGTGCTGGAAACCGTTCTGTTTGAAAAAAGTTTAGCAAAAATGGATGTCGGACAATATAATGGTCAACGCGTGGTGATAAAAGGTTGCGGGGATATACCTGTACCTGTTTCGGCATATGTTACCTTAACAAAAAAGCTTACGCCGGTGGTAAAAAGCCTGATGTTTGGCGAACCTTGTTCAACAGTACCTATTTACAAAAAAAAGGATTTGTAG
- a CDS encoding L,D-transpeptidase family protein, with protein sequence MSGHPYLKYYFLILFIVCETLVGCGQPKPKKPAAKPARVWDETIPGNFSTQSKTVFDSTAIDEFLKNYPDFKPYSNEIHRFYQGRNYACAWFEGGRLIEQGSNLASRMLNLQNEGLSQTAPYQKQLDSLVNIEHTNGKADIQTELMLTAQYFVFSRLAWQGLDNSASRMARWYLPRKKVDYEQYLDSLLKIPANEVAAAEPVYRQYELLRAWLRKYRALDERETWTPIVVRPAIIPGDTAAVVPLIRRRLYLLEDFKGDTLSPAYNEELQTAITHFQNRHGLTGDGLLTKETLAELNVSLKSRIEQIIVNMERCRWLPLKLNTDYLAVNIPEFKLHVYHGDSLLWSCNVVVGKTMHQTTVFYGEIKYVVFRPYWDVPPSIVRKEILRDMRRHPNYLAAHQMQIIGHADGLPVIRQLPGPENSLGLVKFLFPNSYNIYLHDTPTKSLFGETARAFSHGCIRVQEPAKLAAFLLKDEDGWDADKIEAAMQSGDDHSITLQNKVPVFIAYFTAFTGRDHQLNFRKDIYHLDGTLAAMILSGKRARR encoded by the coding sequence ATGTCCGGTCACCCTTATTTGAAATACTATTTTTTAATTCTGTTTATCGTTTGCGAAACCCTGGTTGGCTGCGGGCAGCCAAAACCCAAAAAGCCGGCCGCTAAACCGGCAAGGGTTTGGGACGAAACGATCCCGGGTAATTTCAGCACGCAGTCGAAGACAGTTTTTGATAGTACCGCCATCGACGAATTCCTGAAAAATTATCCGGATTTTAAACCCTATTCGAACGAGATCCATCGCTTTTACCAGGGCCGAAACTACGCCTGTGCCTGGTTTGAAGGCGGCAGGCTGATTGAACAGGGCAGCAATTTGGCCAGCAGGATGTTGAACCTCCAAAACGAAGGGCTCAGTCAAACAGCGCCTTATCAAAAGCAACTGGATTCACTGGTAAATATCGAACATACGAATGGGAAGGCAGACATCCAGACAGAACTGATGCTCACAGCGCAGTATTTTGTTTTTTCGAGACTGGCCTGGCAGGGCCTTGACAATAGCGCCAGCAGGATGGCCCGGTGGTACCTGCCCCGCAAAAAAGTTGATTATGAACAATACCTGGACAGTTTATTAAAAATACCGGCGAATGAGGTAGCCGCCGCAGAGCCTGTTTACCGGCAGTACGAACTGCTGCGGGCCTGGCTGCGCAAATACCGCGCCCTGGACGAGCGAGAAACCTGGACGCCCATCGTAGTGAGGCCTGCCATCATACCGGGCGATACCGCTGCAGTGGTCCCATTGATCAGGCGGCGTTTATACCTGCTGGAAGATTTTAAGGGAGACACGCTCAGCCCGGCTTATAATGAGGAGCTGCAAACGGCCATCACTCACTTTCAAAACCGCCACGGCCTGACGGGGGATGGTTTGTTGACCAAAGAAACGCTTGCCGAATTAAACGTATCCTTAAAAAGCAGGATCGAACAGATTATTGTCAACATGGAACGCTGCCGCTGGTTGCCGCTCAAATTAAATACCGACTACCTGGCGGTAAATATCCCGGAGTTTAAGCTCCATGTTTACCATGGCGACAGCCTGCTGTGGAGCTGCAATGTGGTGGTGGGGAAAACCATGCACCAAACCACGGTATTTTACGGAGAGATCAAATATGTCGTGTTCAGGCCGTATTGGGATGTGCCGCCAAGCATTGTACGCAAGGAGATCCTGCGGGATATGAGAAGGCACCCTAACTACCTGGCTGCCCACCAGATGCAGATCATTGGCCACGCAGATGGATTGCCGGTCATAAGGCAGTTGCCCGGCCCGGAAAATTCACTGGGGCTGGTAAAGTTTTTGTTCCCCAACAGTTACAACATCTACCTGCATGATACGCCAACCAAATCCCTGTTTGGCGAAACTGCCCGGGCCTTTAGCCATGGCTGTATCCGCGTGCAGGAGCCGGCAAAACTGGCCGCGTTCCTGCTGAAAGATGAGGATGGCTGGGACGCGGATAAAATAGAAGCTGCCATGCAGAGCGGAGATGACCATTCCATCACCTTACAAAATAAGGTGCCGGTATTTATCGCCTATTTTACCGCCTTTACCGGCCGCGATCATCAATTGAATTTCAGGAAGGATATCTATCACCTGGATGGCACGCTGGCAGCGATGATCCTTTCGGGGAAACGGGCGCGGCGGTAA
- a CDS encoding peptidylprolyl isomerase, whose translation MGIMGFLRDRMGKILAISIGFSLLAFIIGEVVRSGGSFFRDDRDLLGEVSGEKISYTDFNKKVDQNSAQFRQQSGQGALSPQITSYVQETTWNQLVAQTVLQKEVDNLGLQVGTDETKSMVSGNEPNPQIVQAFADPKTGQLDRSRLNNFLNQLPTLSPEIKQQWSDFITQMIEAKLQEKYVSLVTNSLYVNTLEAKDDYQNKNRLANFKYAVLNYSSIPDNKVTPTDADYQAYYDEHKAEFKNQQELRSFDFITFNAAPSSADSAGIKKQADKIAGDFKTTTNDSLFVQINAETKSAISYKHKGQLGDPKLDSVMFNASKGFVYGPYLSNGSYKIAKLVDSHVEADSVKAKHILIDEKTIGHEKALARADSLKKLIDGGASFADLAKKFSIDGSAAKGGELGTFARGAMVGPFEDAAFNGKKGDIKIVSTQFGVHIIQIEDQKGSSKVAKVAIVDVPLKASSATQTVVYSKAQGFLGSLTKDNFDEEVKKIGLKKQTAADVNGVAVSVPGVNSARDLVRWAFSAAKGDFSDKVYIEGNQYIVAHLTQIKPKGILSLDDVKKQIQPMVLNQVKGKALTDKLQSALNGASTIDQVAQKAGVTVNPIQNMVFANPVIPGSSAEYKLIGTVFGSQPNKLSKPIAGTQGAYVFVLDSFTNPAPMTDAVREKQQLGQAMMQRADSQIFEALKDKANVKDYRAKFL comes from the coding sequence ATGGGTATAATGGGTTTTTTGCGTGACCGGATGGGGAAAATCCTCGCGATTAGTATCGGGTTTTCGCTATTGGCATTTATTATTGGTGAAGTGGTTAGGTCGGGTGGATCATTTTTCAGGGACGACAGGGATTTGCTGGGTGAAGTTAGCGGCGAAAAGATTTCGTATACCGATTTCAATAAAAAGGTTGATCAGAACAGCGCACAGTTCAGGCAGCAATCCGGCCAGGGGGCGTTATCGCCGCAGATCACCAGCTACGTACAGGAAACTACCTGGAACCAGTTGGTGGCACAAACCGTTTTGCAAAAGGAAGTTGACAACCTGGGTTTACAGGTAGGTACCGATGAAACCAAATCGATGGTTAGCGGTAATGAACCTAATCCGCAGATTGTGCAGGCCTTTGCCGATCCTAAAACCGGGCAGTTAGACAGAAGCAGGCTGAATAACTTTTTAAACCAGCTGCCAACCCTGAGCCCCGAAATAAAACAGCAGTGGAGCGATTTTATCACCCAGATGATAGAGGCTAAACTGCAGGAAAAATATGTTTCGCTGGTGACCAACTCTTTGTATGTTAACACGCTTGAAGCAAAAGATGATTACCAGAATAAAAACAGGCTGGCTAATTTTAAATATGCAGTACTTAATTATTCATCAATCCCTGATAATAAAGTAACCCCTACGGATGCTGATTACCAGGCTTATTATGATGAGCACAAAGCTGAATTTAAAAACCAGCAGGAGTTAAGGAGCTTTGATTTTATAACCTTTAACGCGGCGCCTTCTTCAGCAGATTCAGCGGGTATAAAAAAACAAGCCGATAAAATAGCCGGTGATTTTAAAACAACCACCAATGACTCGTTATTTGTGCAGATTAACGCCGAAACAAAATCAGCGATCAGTTACAAGCACAAAGGGCAGCTGGGCGATCCGAAATTAGATTCGGTGATGTTCAACGCTTCAAAGGGTTTTGTATACGGGCCTTATTTATCAAACGGCAGCTATAAAATAGCCAAGCTGGTTGATTCGCATGTTGAAGCAGATTCAGTAAAGGCTAAACACATATTAATTGATGAAAAAACTATTGGTCATGAAAAAGCGCTGGCCAGGGCCGATTCATTGAAAAAATTGATCGATGGCGGTGCATCATTTGCCGATCTTGCCAAAAAATTCTCCATTGACGGCTCAGCTGCCAAAGGCGGCGAACTGGGTACTTTTGCCCGCGGCGCTATGGTAGGCCCGTTTGAGGACGCTGCGTTTAACGGCAAAAAAGGCGATATTAAAATAGTGAGTACGCAATTTGGCGTCCATATTATCCAGATCGAAGATCAAAAAGGTTCGTCAAAAGTGGCCAAGGTAGCTATTGTGGATGTTCCGTTAAAAGCCAGCAGCGCAACACAAACAGTAGTTTACAGCAAAGCCCAGGGATTTTTAGGCTCGCTTACGAAAGATAACTTTGACGAAGAAGTAAAGAAAATCGGCCTTAAAAAACAAACCGCTGCCGATGTAAATGGTGTGGCGGTTTCAGTTCCGGGCGTTAATAGTGCGCGTGACCTGGTTAGGTGGGCATTTAGCGCTGCTAAAGGCGATTTCTCAGACAAGGTGTATATCGAAGGCAACCAATATATTGTGGCTCATTTAACGCAAATTAAACCAAAAGGAATTTTATCCCTGGATGATGTTAAAAAGCAAATCCAGCCGATGGTGTTAAACCAGGTAAAAGGCAAAGCATTAACCGATAAGCTGCAATCAGCATTAAACGGTGCATCTACCATTGACCAGGTTGCTCAAAAAGCGGGAGTTACTGTTAACCCGATTCAAAACATGGTATTTGCTAACCCGGTTATACCAGGTTCTTCGGCAGAGTATAAATTAATAGGTACCGTTTTTGGATCGCAACCCAATAAACTCTCCAAACCAATAGCGGGCACACAAGGTGCTTATGTATTCGTTTTGGATAGTTTTACCAATCCGGCGCCTATGACGGATGCAGTTAGGGAAAAACAACAACTGGGGCAGGCTATGATGCAGCGTGCAGATTCGCAGATATTTGAAGCCCTGAAAGATAAGGCGAATGTAAAAGATTACAGAGCAAAGTTTTTATAA
- a CDS encoding DUF3108 domain-containing protein: MKKFILVAVLLSAFSGNTFCQEMVDMVTPVFKVGEQLNYKLKYGFFTAAEANLRVEATDRKFDGQPAFHIVADGKTAGAFDVLYKVRNRYETYIDEKTLMPYFYTENRHESSYKHTDNVTFNHDSDKITAAKGVFPFKGKVFDFLSAYYFSRGIDASKLKIGETFDLKYFLDDGVHTLSITYVGKERLKSDLGEFNCLKFNPTIIPGRVFRKDSKLYLWITDDENRIPLKAHVELIVGSISMELTSAKDLKYPLKPISK; encoded by the coding sequence ATGAAAAAATTCATACTCGTAGCGGTTTTGCTATCTGCATTTTCAGGAAATACATTTTGTCAGGAAATGGTGGATATGGTGACGCCGGTTTTTAAAGTTGGTGAGCAGCTAAACTATAAACTCAAGTATGGTTTTTTTACCGCGGCAGAAGCTAATTTAAGAGTTGAGGCAACAGACAGGAAATTTGATGGTCAGCCGGCGTTCCATATCGTTGCCGACGGCAAAACAGCGGGCGCTTTTGATGTTCTATATAAAGTGCGTAACAGGTACGAGACCTATATTGATGAAAAAACGCTGATGCCTTATTTCTATACCGAAAATCGGCATGAGTCAAGCTACAAGCACACCGATAACGTTACATTTAACCACGATAGCGATAAAATAACTGCAGCGAAAGGCGTTTTTCCGTTCAAAGGGAAAGTATTTGATTTTTTATCAGCTTATTACTTTTCAAGGGGCATCGATGCTTCCAAACTAAAAATAGGCGAAACTTTCGATTTGAAATATTTTTTGGATGATGGCGTACATACCCTCAGTATTACCTACGTTGGAAAAGAGCGGCTGAAAAGCGACCTGGGGGAATTTAATTGTTTGAAGTTTAACCCCACAATCATCCCCGGGCGGGTTTTCAGGAAGGATAGTAAACTTTACCTGTGGATAACGGATGACGAAAACAGAATTCCTTTAAAGGCCCATGTCGAACTGATTGTTGGCAGTATATCTATGGAGCTAACCAGCGCAAAGGATCTTAAATATCCTTTAAAACCGATAAGTAAATAA